The following coding sequences lie in one Enterococcus sp. 9E7_DIV0242 genomic window:
- a CDS encoding glycoside hydrolase family 88 protein — protein sequence MTLEKNKRRLIDLGEKATTSWLTAQIDFCIQQIEKNMERFGTDFPSASATNGKYRIKANDDWTNGFWTGMLWLAYEWTGGQDFLDRAMENIQSFQQRLDDHFVLDHHDIGFLYSLSAGAGYRITGDETCKQEIIQAADVLMARFQEQGSFIQAWGAYGDPKEYRLIIDSLINLPLLFEAAKISGNSAYAEVAEAHYRTVLNTVIRENATTYHTYYFDSESGKPTYGATHQGNSDDSIWARGQSWAVLGIPLNESCLGSQSVPKIYQKIVDVFLEQLPADLVPYWDFDFNDEEPSDKDSSALAIAACGLLEAEKMAAYPEAKAIAAGMIYQLGELYSAKYSPENEGLLLHGVYAHAEGKGIDEPNLWGDYFYLEALTRLAKPEWKRYW from the coding sequence ATGACTCTTGAAAAGAATAAAAGACGATTGATTGATTTAGGTGAAAAGGCAACAACAAGCTGGTTAACAGCTCAAATCGATTTCTGTATTCAGCAAATCGAGAAAAATATGGAGCGTTTCGGCACCGATTTTCCTTCAGCCTCTGCAACAAATGGAAAATACCGGATTAAGGCCAATGATGATTGGACCAATGGTTTTTGGACAGGGATGTTATGGCTTGCTTATGAATGGACTGGTGGACAGGATTTCCTAGACAGAGCGATGGAGAACATTCAAAGCTTTCAGCAACGCTTAGATGATCATTTTGTTTTAGATCATCATGACATTGGTTTTTTATATAGTCTTTCAGCAGGTGCCGGCTATCGCATTACTGGGGATGAAACCTGTAAACAGGAAATTATACAGGCGGCAGATGTATTAATGGCTCGTTTTCAAGAGCAAGGCAGCTTCATTCAGGCGTGGGGAGCCTATGGCGACCCCAAAGAATATCGATTGATCATCGATTCATTGATCAATCTTCCTTTGCTTTTTGAAGCAGCAAAAATTTCTGGAAATTCAGCCTATGCAGAGGTTGCTGAAGCCCATTACCGAACAGTACTAAACACTGTAATAAGAGAAAACGCCACGACGTATCATACGTATTATTTTGATTCTGAAAGTGGAAAACCAACCTATGGAGCGACGCATCAAGGAAATAGTGACGATTCGATTTGGGCAAGAGGACAAAGCTGGGCAGTTTTAGGCATCCCACTGAATGAAAGCTGTTTAGGTTCCCAATCTGTTCCAAAAATTTATCAAAAAATCGTAGATGTCTTTCTTGAACAGCTCCCGGCAGATTTAGTTCCGTATTGGGATTTTGACTTCAACGATGAAGAGCCATCAGATAAAGACAGCTCAGCCTTAGCTATTGCTGCTTGTGGGTTGTTGGAAGCTGAAAAAATGGCTGCTTATCCAGAGGCAAAAGCGATTGCCGCTGGGATGATTTATCAGTTGGGCGAGTTATATTCAGCAAAATATTCTCCTGAAAACGAAGGACTGCTTTTGCATGGTGTGTATGCGCATGCTGAAGGCAAAGGAATCGATGAGCCAAACTTATGGGGAGATTATTTCTATTTGGAAGCATTGACTCGATTAGCAAAACCGGAATGGAAGAGATATTGGTGA
- a CDS encoding DUF2264 domain-containing protein translates to MSIHENRFLTRKDYAEALECLLRPLRNEMITAEAPGVHLGSSGAVYDQKRSDMEALIRPLWGIAPYWTYREDDALREAYLQKLSIGTDPMNEQYWGTVENYDQYIVEMAALSLTLLLHREYVWEKLSHHQQQNLASWMKQALERKIPKNNWTFFKVLIRVALFHCGAPLDRKALEQELQLIDSMYVGEGWYVDGKTTQRDYYVPFAFHYYGLIYSVYMKEEDPTWSQRFVERAKRFAQDFIYYFDEAGEALPYGRSLTYRFAQGAFFSALVFADVEARPWGEIKTILSSHLSNWVTHPIFTFDGRLSIGYHYENLVMAEGYNASGSPYWALKTFLLLAVPDKHPFWQAKPLAVKRMPEKLIKNGQMVFCHAKESHHVLGYPVGMLVEGQAHAEAKYSKFVYSTKFGFSVPKAGVSYEEGAFDNTLAVSIDGRYFRTKRETTTFEFSENRITHEWSPFSGVKISTEIYPFGEWHVRVHEIDTLHALELREGGFSLGITGQDFQGVVQGNTAFISEDGLTSQIIGIEGYDEAAIIRPEVNTSLFFQRTSLPCLKKALPAGTHRLISLVGGTVDKERKRINDKNRIEKQAK, encoded by the coding sequence ATGTCTATTCATGAGAATCGATTTTTAACAAGAAAAGATTATGCAGAAGCATTGGAATGCTTGCTTCGTCCATTAAGAAATGAGATGATTACAGCAGAAGCACCGGGAGTTCACCTCGGGAGTAGTGGTGCAGTCTATGATCAGAAGCGCTCAGATATGGAAGCGCTTATCAGGCCGTTGTGGGGGATTGCCCCTTACTGGACATATAGAGAGGATGATGCGTTAAGAGAGGCATACCTGCAGAAGCTTTCGATTGGAACCGATCCGATGAACGAGCAATACTGGGGAACTGTTGAAAATTATGATCAGTATATCGTGGAAATGGCAGCATTGTCGTTAACGCTATTATTGCATAGAGAATATGTCTGGGAGAAGCTTTCTCATCATCAGCAACAAAACCTTGCTTCGTGGATGAAGCAAGCGTTGGAGCGGAAAATACCTAAAAATAATTGGACCTTTTTCAAAGTGTTGATTCGTGTTGCGTTGTTTCACTGCGGTGCCCCCTTGGATCGCAAAGCATTGGAGCAAGAGCTGCAGCTGATTGATTCCATGTATGTGGGGGAAGGTTGGTATGTGGATGGAAAAACAACCCAGAGAGATTATTATGTTCCTTTTGCTTTTCATTATTATGGCTTGATTTATTCTGTCTACATGAAAGAAGAAGATCCTACTTGGTCTCAACGATTTGTGGAGCGGGCAAAACGCTTTGCGCAGGATTTCATTTACTATTTTGATGAAGCGGGTGAGGCTCTTCCATATGGTCGAAGCCTAACCTATCGTTTTGCTCAAGGAGCATTTTTCTCAGCTTTGGTATTTGCGGATGTCGAAGCGCGTCCTTGGGGCGAGATAAAAACAATTCTCTCGAGCCATTTGAGTAATTGGGTGACTCACCCCATTTTTACTTTTGATGGTCGTCTTTCAATCGGTTACCATTATGAGAATCTGGTGATGGCTGAGGGCTACAATGCGTCTGGTTCCCCTTATTGGGCGCTAAAGACATTCTTACTGCTGGCAGTACCAGACAAGCATCCGTTTTGGCAAGCGAAACCTTTAGCGGTAAAAAGAATGCCCGAAAAATTAATAAAGAATGGACAGATGGTCTTTTGCCATGCCAAAGAAAGTCACCATGTACTTGGCTATCCGGTCGGTATGTTGGTTGAGGGGCAAGCACATGCGGAAGCAAAATATAGTAAATTTGTGTATTCAACCAAGTTTGGGTTCAGTGTTCCGAAAGCAGGGGTTTCGTACGAGGAAGGGGCGTTTGATAATACGCTGGCTGTTTCGATTGATGGCCGTTATTTTCGTACGAAAAGAGAGACAACTACGTTTGAGTTTTCCGAAAATAGAATCACACATGAGTGGTCTCCGTTTTCTGGCGTAAAAATATCTACAGAGATTTATCCATTTGGCGAGTGGCATGTACGGGTACACGAAATTGATACCTTGCATGCCTTGGAGCTGAGAGAGGGCGGATTTAGTCTTGGTATTACCGGGCAAGACTTCCAAGGAGTTGTTCAAGGGAACACAGCTTTTATTAGCGAAGATGGACTGACCTCACAGATTATTGGCATCGAAGGTTATGATGAAGCTGCAATTATTCGTCCGGAGGTCAATACCTCTCTATTTTTCCAAAGAACAAGTTTACCCTGTCTAAAAAAGGCACTACCTGCTGGCACCCATCGCTTGATTTCTTTGGTGGGTGGAACAGTTGATAAAGAAAGGAAGCGTATAAATGATAAAAATAGAATTGAAAAACAAGCAAAATGA
- a CDS encoding D-alanyl-D-alanine carboxypeptidase family protein, with the protein MKKSKFRKNITILFALIGLLIVVNFFLFRGLADSSALPFVQEQGEPISGKNYVLKKREGQVVKSKKQDEKIAVASMTKIMTALYIIEHVENLDQLVEVPMAIFQEIEEQGLATAGLLQGEVLSYRELLYGIMLPSGADAALTAVQALSGSEEAFVQGMNEVATALGMTNTHFSNATGMDEQAHYSSVGDIMLLLEYALRNEFFYQLFTTLSYQTQGTNLHVEGLSFTSTIISRDESLDLRNGRILGGKTGYTVAAGLCLASLADINGEEYLLVLAGSKGDSLTEQFNIIESRLLYNQI; encoded by the coding sequence ATGAAAAAAAGTAAATTTAGAAAAAATATAACCATTCTTTTCGCGTTGATTGGTCTGTTGATCGTGGTCAATTTCTTTTTGTTCCGCGGTTTGGCAGACAGCAGCGCATTGCCGTTTGTACAGGAACAAGGCGAACCGATTTCAGGAAAAAATTATGTGCTGAAAAAAAGAGAAGGGCAGGTAGTGAAAAGTAAAAAGCAAGATGAAAAGATAGCTGTGGCTTCTATGACAAAAATCATGACTGCTCTCTATATAATCGAGCATGTGGAGAATCTGGATCAACTAGTCGAAGTGCCGATGGCCATTTTTCAGGAGATTGAGGAGCAAGGATTAGCTACAGCGGGATTGCTTCAAGGAGAAGTCCTCAGTTATCGTGAGCTGCTTTATGGGATTATGCTTCCTTCAGGAGCGGATGCCGCATTGACTGCTGTACAAGCACTTAGTGGCAGTGAAGAAGCTTTTGTACAGGGGATGAACGAAGTGGCAACAGCTTTAGGTATGACGAATACACACTTTTCTAACGCTACTGGAATGGATGAGCAAGCACATTATTCAAGTGTTGGAGATATCATGCTCTTGCTAGAGTACGCACTGCGAAATGAGTTTTTTTATCAACTTTTCACTACGTTATCTTATCAAACACAAGGAACAAATCTACATGTAGAGGGTCTGAGTTTTACAAGTACGATCATCAGTCGAGATGAGTCGCTAGACCTAAGAAATGGACGTATCCTTGGTGGGAAAACAGGGTATACAGTCGCTGCCGGCTTATGTTTGGCGAGCTTGGCAGATATAAATGGGGAAGAATACTTATTAGTACTGGCTGGAAGCAAAGGCGACAGTCTGACAGAACAGTTCAATATTATCGAAAGTCGCTTATTGTATAATCAGATTTAA
- a CDS encoding ABC transporter ATP-binding protein produces the protein MLSIKEVTKIYSGGFVAVDGISLSVEAGDIFGFIGHNGAGKTTTLKSVVGALHFDQGEILIDGHDIVKEPLECKKQMAYLPDNPDLYDYLTGYQYINFIADIFGVSTELRQKRIQSFSQRLSLTDQLGNLISTYSHGMKQKLALIGAFVHQPKLLIMDEPFVGLDPEATYHVKQMLHELCEAGGAVFFSTHVLEVAENLCNKIALIDHGQLKKCGTTKEVRGDRSLEEVFLEVVGGE, from the coding sequence ATTTTATCAATTAAAGAAGTAACTAAAATTTATTCCGGCGGTTTCGTCGCTGTTGATGGGATTAGCTTATCTGTTGAGGCGGGAGATATATTTGGCTTTATCGGACACAATGGTGCGGGGAAAACCACAACGCTGAAATCCGTTGTAGGCGCGCTTCATTTTGATCAAGGAGAAATCCTGATTGACGGACATGACATAGTAAAAGAACCGCTGGAATGTAAAAAGCAGATGGCTTACTTACCGGACAATCCAGATTTATACGATTATTTGACGGGTTACCAATACATCAATTTTATTGCTGATATTTTTGGTGTGTCGACAGAATTACGACAAAAGCGAATCCAGAGTTTTTCTCAACGGCTCTCATTAACAGATCAGCTAGGTAATTTGATCAGTACCTACTCTCATGGGATGAAGCAAAAACTGGCACTTATTGGGGCTTTCGTCCATCAGCCAAAGCTGTTGATCATGGATGAGCCTTTCGTTGGCTTAGATCCGGAGGCGACGTATCATGTGAAGCAAATGCTTCATGAGCTTTGTGAAGCCGGTGGTGCGGTCTTCTTCTCAACGCATGTCCTTGAGGTGGCTGAAAATCTGTGTAATAAAATTGCCCTGATCGATCATGGGCAATTGAAGAAATGCGGGACAACGAAAGAGGTTCGTGGCGATCGCAGCCTTGAAGAAGTATTCTTGGAGGTGGTTGGAGGTGAATGA
- a CDS encoding helix-turn-helix transcriptional regulator, translating into MKMNLGSVISEKRKEKKITQQELAEFVGVSKAAVSKWETGLTYPDITLLPLLAAYFDVSIDSLLNYEPQLTNKEIQHIYTSLKNSFESKPAEEVLTSIRSFVHRYYSCHSFVLQMGQLLLNHFDQLPGESKEEKEQLYVVEAREWFVHVRTQSKEPELIIQATKLEAYTLLTMQQADQVLAILGESVPVSFPVESLIAGAFQIKGENQRAVEILQSALFQYLGVIMSLLTNYLQLLLEAPEKFKETIRRGKLFAEAFDLKQLNPVLLMNFQLSAAFGLAQMRDKQALRLLEDFTDVLTQTQFPLTLHGDHYFDQIDQWFDVLETGNQLPRESTLVPIDLIDYVLGNPQFLVFQEEETFKKIHDQLLRLKEENA; encoded by the coding sequence ATGAAAATGAATCTTGGTTCGGTTATTTCTGAGAAAAGAAAAGAGAAAAAAATCACACAACAAGAGCTGGCAGAATTTGTCGGTGTTTCTAAAGCAGCTGTGTCAAAATGGGAGACCGGCTTGACTTATCCAGATATTACTTTACTGCCATTGTTGGCTGCCTATTTTGACGTAAGCATTGATTCCCTGTTGAATTACGAGCCTCAATTGACAAATAAAGAAATCCAACATATTTATACTTCATTAAAAAATTCCTTTGAATCAAAGCCGGCTGAAGAGGTCTTAACTTCTATCAGAAGCTTTGTTCATCGTTACTATTCTTGCCATTCATTCGTCTTACAAATGGGACAGTTGTTGTTGAATCATTTTGATCAGTTGCCAGGTGAGAGTAAGGAAGAAAAGGAACAACTGTATGTGGTGGAAGCACGCGAGTGGTTTGTTCATGTTCGAACACAGTCAAAGGAGCCGGAACTAATTATTCAAGCAACAAAGCTTGAGGCATATACCTTATTAACTATGCAACAGGCAGATCAAGTGCTCGCTATTTTAGGCGAATCTGTTCCAGTTAGTTTTCCGGTAGAAAGTTTGATTGCGGGGGCTTTTCAGATAAAAGGGGAAAATCAGCGAGCAGTCGAAATCCTTCAAAGTGCTCTATTCCAATATTTGGGTGTGATAATGAGTCTGCTTACTAACTATCTTCAATTGTTGCTTGAGGCACCGGAAAAATTTAAGGAGACGATTCGCAGAGGGAAACTATTTGCAGAAGCCTTTGATTTGAAACAGCTGAATCCGGTTTTGTTGATGAATTTTCAGTTGTCGGCTGCCTTTGGTTTAGCTCAAATGAGGGATAAGCAGGCATTGAGGCTGCTCGAAGACTTTACCGATGTATTGACACAAACGCAATTTCCTTTGACGCTTCATGGCGATCATTATTTTGATCAGATAGATCAATGGTTTGATGTCTTGGAAACAGGCAATCAACTGCCGAGAGAGTCTACCTTAGTTCCAATCGATTTAATTGATTATGTTTTAGGTAATCCCCAGTTTTTAGTGTTTCAAGAAGAAGAAACATTCAAAAAAATCCACGATCAACTCCTGCGATTAAAAGAAGAAAATGCGTGA
- a CDS encoding CAMP factor family pore-forming toxin (The term CAMP (Christie, Atkins, Munch-Petersen) factor is used for toxins encoded in group A and B Streptococcus, but expressed well enough to give a positive CAMP test only in GBS. Related toxins are found in Propionibacterium acnes and other bacterial species.), whose amino-acid sequence MKKVTLVSALALTLLGASVIGIAGDSAYAQTQEISQSTTTAVQNEKAKLDELEEKVAGTAFEEAFNQLVPVLNTLEKDLTASSSNARFNPVTIYDLDSIGVRLQLITEISNAIAFSVEQLDNKVEQAHRELGVEITKAVIAVADPFASVSKLEQQIISLKQLMEKVLTYPDLDLDAKATHVVKQKLDAAIWATRFERDKKVLGKVPFAVYNDLNKVITKAVGVQLSLKSTVRDVNTAIANLEKALATAISYTTTK is encoded by the coding sequence ATGAAAAAAGTAACATTAGTAAGTGCATTGGCATTGACATTATTGGGGGCAAGTGTCATTGGCATAGCAGGCGATTCGGCTTATGCACAAACACAAGAAATCAGCCAAAGTACTACAACAGCAGTTCAGAACGAGAAAGCAAAGTTAGATGAGTTAGAAGAGAAAGTAGCTGGTACGGCATTTGAAGAAGCTTTCAATCAATTGGTTCCAGTGTTGAATACTCTTGAAAAAGATCTGACTGCATCATCAAGCAATGCTCGTTTCAATCCTGTAACTATCTATGATCTTGATAGCATCGGTGTACGTTTACAGCTAATCACTGAAATCAGTAATGCCATTGCATTCTCTGTGGAACAGCTAGATAATAAAGTAGAGCAAGCTCATCGCGAATTAGGCGTAGAAATTACTAAGGCTGTTATTGCAGTTGCCGATCCTTTTGCCTCTGTATCAAAACTTGAACAGCAAATTATTTCTCTAAAACAATTGATGGAGAAGGTACTTACTTATCCTGATTTGGATTTAGACGCGAAAGCAACACATGTTGTCAAACAAAAACTAGATGCTGCTATCTGGGCAACTCGTTTTGAACGTGACAAAAAAGTGTTGGGAAAAGTTCCCTTTGCCGTTTACAATGATTTAAACAAGGTAATCACAAAAGCAGTTGGTGTTCAGCTTAGTTTGAAATCAACAGTCAGAGATGTAAATACTGCAATTGCTAATCTCGAAAAAGCTTTAGCTACTGCTATAAGCTACACAACAACAAAATAG
- a CDS encoding PrsW family glutamic-type intramembrane protease: MKRNSLLFFILLSIAIGVEYELSSLSGLELSTGKYLEFLSSLALLAVYIIPICSLLVIVAGRWKVPKYIISLSIVSGAYATGWLAGYGNDYLLEGIKRIFGNSKALEDWSAALTAPFVEETIKLCCALIILYLLNQRNIQSAFVVGVSVGLGFQIIEDISYIIEAALDSFQKIVPTTIDRISGSISSHWSLTCIFTVAIFCVLSKNQTIHKRTKGLWLVSPISMHFIWNSPINDLPVVSAVLSAVTIMIIIQMIQFIEADRKKVFLQ; encoded by the coding sequence ATGAAAAGAAATAGTCTATTATTTTTCATTTTATTATCCATAGCAATTGGAGTAGAGTATGAGCTTAGCAGCTTATCCGGATTAGAGCTATCTACAGGGAAATATTTAGAGTTTCTAAGTAGCCTCGCGTTACTGGCAGTTTACATTATTCCAATCTGTTCTCTGTTGGTAATAGTCGCAGGACGATGGAAGGTACCCAAATATATCATCTCATTATCGATCGTCAGTGGCGCATATGCTACTGGTTGGCTGGCAGGCTATGGCAATGATTACTTGCTGGAGGGAATCAAACGGATATTCGGTAACTCCAAGGCATTGGAAGACTGGTCTGCAGCTTTGACTGCGCCTTTTGTTGAAGAAACGATCAAGCTGTGCTGTGCACTTATTATTCTATATTTGCTAAATCAAAGAAATATTCAATCAGCTTTTGTAGTTGGAGTCAGTGTTGGCTTGGGCTTTCAGATCATCGAAGATATATCGTATATTATTGAGGCAGCATTGGATTCATTTCAAAAGATTGTACCAACAACTATCGATCGTATTTCAGGTAGTATCAGCTCTCATTGGTCCTTGACTTGTATATTTACAGTAGCAATATTCTGTGTACTTTCCAAAAATCAAACAATTCATAAGAGGACGAAAGGATTGTGGCTTGTTTCTCCGATAAGTATGCATTTTATCTGGAATTCTCCAATCAACGATTTGCCAGTAGTCAGTGCTGTTTTGTCAGCGGTGACGATCATGATCATTATTCAAATGATCCAATTTATAGAAGCAGACCGAAAAAAGGTGTTTTTACAGTAA
- a CDS encoding glycoside hydrolase family 1 protein, producing MKKITGFPEGFLWGGATAANQLEGGYREAGKGLSVADAMPGGKERLAVLSSEAFDWSIDEDKYVYPNHRGIDHYYRFKEDIKLFAEMGFKCYRFSIAWARIFPQGDELEPNEAGLAFYEEMIDECLKYNIEPVITISHYELPLNLAVAYGGWKNRQLIAFFERYAKVVLTRFHQKVKYWMTFNEINSAFHMPVLSQGLIKQTGAGDKQNLFQAWHNQFVASSLAVKIGHELDSDLQIGCMIIYATTYSLDANPVNQMATLEQNQEFNFFCTDVQVRGEYPAYTSRIFNKYGVDADKLEILDGDLELLKKYPVDYIGFSYYMSTAVTITEQSEEVGGNLLGGVRNPFLEASEWGWQIDPEGLRIALDELYDRYQKPLFIVENGLGAIDKVDENFYVADDYRIDYLRQHIQAMEKAIEDGVDLMGYTPWGCIDLVSASTGEMSKRYGFIYVDLDDKGEGTMNRYKKKSFDWYKQVIESNGKNLA from the coding sequence ATGAAAAAAATCACTGGTTTTCCTGAAGGCTTTTTATGGGGCGGAGCAACTGCCGCCAATCAATTGGAAGGTGGCTATCGTGAAGCAGGTAAAGGTCTTTCCGTAGCAGATGCAATGCCGGGCGGAAAAGAACGTCTAGCTGTGTTGAGCAGTGAGGCGTTTGACTGGTCGATCGATGAAGACAAGTATGTTTACCCCAATCATCGTGGGATCGATCATTATTATCGCTTTAAGGAAGATATCAAGCTATTTGCGGAAATGGGCTTTAAGTGTTACCGTTTTTCTATTGCTTGGGCACGTATCTTTCCACAAGGGGATGAATTAGAACCAAATGAAGCGGGCTTAGCTTTTTATGAGGAGATGATCGATGAGTGCTTGAAGTATAATATCGAGCCTGTCATTACGATTTCTCATTATGAACTTCCTCTGAACTTGGCAGTAGCATATGGTGGGTGGAAAAATCGTCAGCTGATTGCATTTTTTGAGCGTTATGCAAAGGTCGTACTGACACGTTTCCACCAAAAAGTAAAATACTGGATGACTTTTAATGAAATCAATTCTGCTTTCCATATGCCTGTATTGAGCCAAGGGCTGATCAAGCAAACGGGTGCCGGAGACAAACAAAATCTGTTCCAAGCATGGCACAATCAATTTGTCGCGAGTAGTCTGGCAGTTAAGATCGGTCATGAGCTTGACTCTGACTTGCAGATTGGCTGTATGATTATCTATGCTACAACATATAGCTTGGATGCGAATCCTGTTAATCAGATGGCTACTTTGGAGCAAAATCAAGAGTTCAATTTTTTCTGTACAGACGTACAGGTTCGAGGAGAGTACCCAGCCTACACTAGCCGCATTTTCAATAAATATGGTGTGGATGCTGACAAGCTGGAAATCCTTGATGGTGATTTGGAGCTGTTAAAAAAATATCCAGTTGATTATATTGGCTTTAGTTACTATATGTCAACAGCAGTGACAATTACGGAACAAAGTGAAGAGGTAGGCGGCAATTTACTTGGTGGTGTACGCAATCCATTCCTTGAAGCGAGTGAATGGGGCTGGCAGATCGATCCGGAAGGTTTGCGGATTGCTTTAGATGAGTTGTATGATCGCTACCAAAAACCGTTGTTTATCGTTGAAAACGGCTTGGGAGCCATTGATAAGGTTGACGAAAATTTCTATGTGGCGGATGATTACCGCATCGATTACTTGCGCCAGCATATTCAGGCGATGGAAAAAGCCATTGAAGATGGTGTGGACCTAATGGGCTACACACCTTGGGGCTGTATCGATCTAGTTAGTGCTTCTACTGGTGAGATGAGCAAACGCTACGGCTTTATCTACGTCGATTTAGATGATAAAGGTGAAGGAACGATGAATCGTTATAAGAAAAAATCGTTTGACTGGTACAAGCAAGTTATTGAGTCAAATGGAAAGAATCTAGCTTAG